A single Desulfobaculum xiamenense DNA region contains:
- a CDS encoding LytR/AlgR family response regulator transcription factor, producing the protein MTESPRISAIIVDDEPPARDELAYMLSRFEDVQIVAEAASASSALVAIAEHEPDVVFLDIEMPGRNGFHVVAETLDMDDPPLFVFATAFDQYAIRAFEANAVDYLLKPVSEERLQGCVERLRQRLAGRGGRGAEVRRDLERVLEGMGMSAQLTRVAVEQGGRVVLLAPEDVVLVRAEGKKVMAYTHRASAPCHGGMTLDRLESRLARHPFFRANRGALVNLSHVREFSPWFHGKYNIVLDDAEGTEVTVSRSRVGGFKERLGL; encoded by the coding sequence ATGACCGAATCCCCCCGCATTTCGGCGATCATCGTCGATGACGAGCCGCCCGCGCGCGACGAGCTCGCCTACATGCTGTCTCGTTTTGAGGACGTGCAGATCGTGGCCGAGGCCGCGTCGGCGTCTTCCGCGCTGGTCGCCATTGCCGAGCACGAGCCGGACGTGGTGTTTCTCGACATCGAGATGCCCGGACGCAATGGTTTTCACGTCGTGGCCGAGACGCTGGACATGGACGATCCGCCACTGTTCGTCTTTGCCACGGCCTTCGACCAGTATGCCATCCGCGCCTTCGAGGCCAACGCTGTGGACTATCTGCTCAAGCCCGTTTCCGAGGAGCGCTTGCAGGGCTGCGTGGAGCGGCTACGCCAGCGGCTGGCCGGGCGTGGCGGCCGGGGGGCCGAGGTGCGGCGTGATCTTGAGCGCGTGCTCGAAGGCATGGGTATGTCCGCCCAGCTTACCCGCGTGGCCGTGGAGCAGGGCGGGCGCGTTGTGCTGCTCGCCCCGGAGGACGTGGTCCTTGTGCGGGCCGAGGGCAAGAAGGTCATGGCCTACACCCATCGCGCCAGCGCTCCCTGCCATGGGGGCATGACCCTCGATAGGCTGGAGTCGCGCCTTGCGCGGCATCCGTTTTTTCGAGCCAATCGCGGTGCGCTGGTGAACCTGTCCCACGTGCGCGAGTTTTCGCCGTGGTTCCACGGCAAGTATAACATTGTGCTCGACGACGCCGAGGGGACCGAAGTCACGGTGAGCCGCTCGCGCGTGGGCGGATTCAAGGAGCGCCTCGGCCTGTAG
- a CDS encoding sensor histidine kinase: MTIGVLLVSLVERFGLIIAAAFLLLHFNPLRDMGLKHPGRASRVFQILLFGAFGIMGTYSGNMVFNSVANLRAMSVVPAGLFGGPLVGIAAGLMAGGHRILIDIGGFSALPCGLATILEGTVAGFISTRLGERRLDWRYAAGVAFVGECTHMLLVLAISRPFTDAVELVQLIALPMIVVNSIGAALFVQTIKLLSRYREKSQSSTAHDILSIANLTVGYLRTGLNPEAAKATASIIYDHVGAAAVAITDTENVLAHVGEGVDHHLPGRCIRTQSTRQVLETGEPLFQRRASDIGCDHPGCPFRAGIIVPLTKGGRIVGTLKLYGSRRVQLDEVRFELAKGLAQLFSTQLELEDIQIQSQLRANAEIRHLQAQINPHFLFNSLNTIASFCRTSPERARDLLKDLASFMRKNLDTRGFVRMSEELEQVRSYLSIEQARFGERVRAEIDVAPECADWLMPSLLIQPLVENSIRHGISRKEEGGLVRLRAWVADDELNVVVEDDGVGMSAEKAARVLEGGLGSRRDSIGLSNCNMRLEQVFGARHRLSLTSAPDRGTSVSFRIPRVTDAEAVA; the protein is encoded by the coding sequence ATGACCATCGGGGTCCTTCTCGTTTCCCTCGTTGAACGCTTCGGGCTGATCATTGCGGCAGCCTTTCTGCTTCTGCACTTCAATCCCCTGCGCGACATGGGGCTGAAGCATCCGGGGCGCGCCAGCCGCGTGTTCCAGATTCTGCTCTTCGGCGCGTTCGGCATCATGGGCACCTACAGCGGCAACATGGTCTTCAACAGCGTGGCCAACCTGCGCGCCATGAGTGTGGTTCCGGCCGGGCTTTTCGGCGGGCCGCTGGTGGGCATCGCCGCCGGTCTCATGGCTGGCGGGCATCGCATTCTCATCGACATCGGCGGATTTTCGGCCCTGCCCTGCGGATTGGCTACCATCCTCGAAGGAACGGTGGCGGGATTCATCTCCACGCGCCTTGGCGAGCGACGCCTCGATTGGCGCTACGCCGCTGGCGTGGCCTTCGTGGGCGAGTGCACGCACATGCTGCTCGTGCTCGCCATATCCCGTCCGTTCACGGATGCGGTGGAACTGGTGCAGCTCATCGCGTTGCCCATGATCGTGGTCAACTCCATCGGCGCGGCGCTCTTCGTGCAGACCATCAAGCTGCTCTCTCGTTATCGCGAGAAGAGCCAGTCCAGCACCGCGCACGACATTTTGTCCATCGCCAACCTCACCGTGGGCTATCTGCGCACCGGGCTTAATCCCGAGGCGGCCAAGGCCACGGCGAGCATCATCTATGACCACGTGGGCGCGGCCGCCGTGGCCATCACCGATACGGAAAACGTGCTGGCTCACGTGGGCGAGGGCGTGGATCACCACCTGCCCGGCCGCTGTATCCGCACCCAGTCCACCCGGCAGGTGCTGGAGACCGGGGAACCGCTCTTCCAGCGCCGCGCGTCGGACATCGGCTGCGACCATCCGGGCTGCCCTTTCCGGGCGGGCATCATCGTGCCGCTGACCAAGGGCGGGCGCATCGTGGGCACCCTCAAGCTTTACGGCAGCCGCCGCGTGCAGCTCGACGAGGTGCGTTTCGAGCTGGCCAAGGGCCTCGCGCAACTCTTCTCCACCCAGCTTGAGCTGGAGGACATCCAGATTCAGTCCCAACTGCGGGCCAACGCGGAGATTCGGCACCTGCAGGCGCAGATCAACCCGCATTTCCTGTTCAACTCGCTGAACACCATCGCCTCCTTCTGCCGCACCAGCCCGGAGCGGGCGCGCGATCTGCTCAAGGACCTCGCCAGCTTCATGCGCAAGAACCTCGACACGCGCGGTTTCGTGCGCATGAGCGAGGAACTGGAGCAGGTGCGCTCGTACCTGTCCATCGAGCAGGCCCGCTTTGGCGAGCGGGTGCGCGCCGAGATCGACGTGGCCCCCGAATGCGCGGACTGGCTCATGCCGTCGCTGCTCATCCAGCCGCTGGTGGAAAACTCCATCCGTCACGGCATATCGCGCAAGGAGGAGGGCGGTCTGGTGCGTCTGCGCGCGTGGGTGGCCGATGACGAACTCAACGTGGTGGTCGAGGACGACGGCGTGGGTATGAGCGCCGAAAAGGCGGCCCGCGTGCTGGAGGGCGGCCTTGGCTCGCGGCGCGATTCCATCGGCCTGTCCAACTGCAACATGCGCCTTGAGCAGGTATTCGGCGCGCGTCACAGGCTCAGCCTGACCAGCGCGCCGGACCGTGGCACGTCCGTCTCGTTTCGCATTCCGCGCGTCACGGACGCCGAGGCCGTGGCCTGA
- a CDS encoding carbon starvation CstA family protein produces MAVFFACLFALIAGYFTYGKIVDRIMGPDENRVTPAYEKQDGVDYMPLPKWKLIFIQVLDIAGIGPIFGPILGALYGPVALVWIVVGCIFAGAVHDYFSGMLSVRNGGASVPEIVGEYMGMPARQVMRVFSVVLLLLVGVVFVLAPAKLLHGLTGMNTGIFVACIFGYYFLATILPIDKIIGRLYPAMGLLLLVMTFSLCVALFMGGYDILPNLDIATNVHPASKPVWPLLFITLSCGAISGFHSTQSPLMARCVKNEREGRSVFYGAMIIEGIIGLIWATIGMSFYNSPEALSAVIAAGSPSAVVNEVSNTLLGPVGGFLAVIAVIVLPVTSGDTAFRSTRLILAETFKMDQTAASKRLLIAVPLFLVGYVISTQNFSTIWRYFGFSNQTLAMLVLWSAAVYLVKSGKFHWIATVPATFMTAVCATFIMQAEIGFGLPMETSIMGGVAAAVIALVAFMLKYGFGRATRIAEANGSAN; encoded by the coding sequence ATGGCAGTCTTTTTTGCGTGTCTGTTTGCCCTGATCGCGGGCTACTTCACCTACGGCAAGATCGTTGACCGCATCATGGGTCCGGACGAGAACCGGGTGACCCCGGCCTACGAGAAGCAGGACGGCGTGGACTACATGCCCCTGCCCAAGTGGAAGCTCATTTTCATTCAGGTGCTCGACATCGCGGGCATCGGCCCCATCTTCGGCCCCATCCTCGGCGCGCTGTACGGCCCCGTGGCACTGGTGTGGATCGTGGTGGGCTGCATCTTCGCCGGAGCGGTGCACGACTACTTCAGTGGCATGCTCTCCGTGCGCAACGGTGGTGCCAGCGTGCCCGAGATCGTCGGCGAGTACATGGGCATGCCCGCTCGTCAGGTGATGCGCGTGTTCTCCGTGGTGCTGCTGCTTCTGGTCGGCGTGGTCTTCGTGCTGGCCCCGGCCAAGCTGCTCCACGGCCTGACCGGCATGAACACCGGCATCTTCGTGGCCTGCATCTTCGGCTACTACTTCCTGGCCACCATCCTGCCCATCGACAAGATCATCGGCCGCCTGTACCCGGCCATGGGCCTTCTGCTGCTGGTGATGACCTTCTCCCTGTGCGTGGCCCTGTTCATGGGCGGCTATGACATTCTGCCCAACCTCGACATCGCCACCAACGTCCACCCCGCTAGCAAGCCCGTGTGGCCGCTCCTGTTTATCACGCTGTCGTGCGGCGCGATCTCCGGTTTCCATTCCACGCAGTCCCCGCTCATGGCGCGCTGCGTGAAGAATGAGCGCGAGGGACGCTCCGTGTTCTACGGTGCCATGATCATCGAAGGCATCATAGGCCTCATCTGGGCCACCATCGGCATGTCCTTCTACAACTCCCCCGAGGCCCTCTCCGCCGTCATCGCGGCTGGTAGCCCCTCGGCGGTGGTCAACGAGGTCTCCAACACCCTGCTTGGCCCCGTGGGCGGCTTCCTTGCCGTCATCGCGGTCATCGTGCTGCCCGTCACCTCCGGCGACACCGCCTTCCGCAGCACGCGTCTCATCCTCGCCGAGACCTTCAAGATGGATCAGACCGCCGCGTCCAAGCGCCTGCTGATTGCCGTGCCCCTGTTCCTCGTGGGCTACGTGATCTCCACCCAGAACTTCTCCACCATCTGGCGCTACTTCGGCTTCTCCAACCAGACGCTGGCTATGCTGGTGCTGTGGTCCGCCGCCGTGTACCTCGTGAAGAGCGGCAAGTTCCACTGGATCGCCACCGTCCCGGCGACCTTCATGACCGCCGTGTGCGCCACCTTCATCATGCAGGCCGAGATTGGTTTCGGACTGCCCATGGAGACCTCCATCATGGGCGGTGTCGCCGCTGCCGTGATTGCGCTGGTCGCCTTCATGCTGAAGTACGGCTTCGGACGCGCAACGCGCATCGCCGAGGCCAACGGCTCCGCGAACTAG
- a CDS encoding flagellar hook-length control protein FliK produces MQIFPTISDLADDIFGTSVKAAQPAKTGDGRFSRYFETQMSQYGLHARKLEQDDLERVVDDHVQGEQERVSSLSGFAGTAAASVVGVAASGPGKAARGALAASAGQGGNAIAVLQALAGVRNAGDAQAAPDAGSALGKLSGKLSGKTGAKGVAGLKNLKLTREDFADLREDLKAFGLTRREIDALGEKITSESGVTWGQLVSALASRMGALDKAVVELTQDESRQLQNLFQKMGFAPQKAESLVGDLTRGKFSSVWQAVGDKLASLPPDATIDVSAGELELLGRTVKLSDQAIGRLKALLGGRDGASVGVAGLQQMMTQLKSEVAADVEAEGNAMQKLQETLGAILEKALARADVAGLADARGGNDARNKKVLAENGRRERAAGAQAQGVAGAAGAAGSAGGVAERILSADPNAAPALRRAAAGKATAEAATGGDVRNAAELAARHGAAGHGAKNGDQPVTVQGDAPHTRAAESGAAGHKAAWTGTGREGASGEGQDGSRFGRSGDEGTWMEFLGKVKSTGKDKGTTQTLLGQEAARAAEITHAALRMATGAAKPETQMDREAAARVMRQVETGILRNLSGGRKQMVLKLDGADLGKLNVVLTVRDKEVSAVIRVDSQDAGRVVGDQLAQLRQTLENQGLKVQRLEVQTQLAGDQFSQNWQGAGQHNMAQQQSSQGQWRGMWQQLRTEGEGLAREMHNALGKVNSSQSGLDLFA; encoded by the coding sequence ATGCAAATTTTTCCTACCATAAGCGATCTCGCAGACGACATCTTCGGAACCTCGGTGAAGGCCGCGCAGCCCGCCAAGACGGGCGATGGGCGTTTCTCGCGGTATTTCGAGACGCAGATGTCCCAGTACGGTCTGCACGCACGCAAGCTCGAACAGGACGACCTCGAACGGGTCGTGGACGACCATGTGCAGGGTGAGCAGGAACGCGTGTCCAGCCTGAGCGGATTCGCCGGAACTGCCGCCGCGTCCGTCGTGGGCGTCGCGGCCTCCGGGCCGGGCAAGGCGGCGCGTGGTGCGCTGGCGGCGAGCGCAGGGCAGGGCGGCAACGCTATCGCCGTGTTGCAGGCGCTGGCGGGCGTGAGAAACGCCGGGGATGCGCAGGCCGCGCCCGATGCAGGTTCCGCGCTCGGCAAGCTCTCTGGAAAGCTCTCCGGGAAGACGGGAGCCAAGGGCGTTGCCGGGCTGAAGAATCTCAAGCTGACCCGGGAAGACTTTGCCGACCTGCGCGAGGACCTGAAGGCCTTCGGGCTGACCCGCAGAGAGATCGACGCGCTTGGCGAGAAGATCACCAGCGAATCCGGCGTGACATGGGGGCAACTCGTGTCCGCGCTGGCCTCGCGCATGGGGGCTTTGGACAAGGCCGTGGTCGAGCTGACGCAGGACGAATCCCGCCAGTTGCAGAATCTTTTCCAGAAGATGGGCTTTGCTCCGCAGAAGGCCGAGTCCCTCGTGGGCGACCTGACGCGCGGCAAGTTCAGCTCCGTGTGGCAGGCCGTGGGTGACAAGCTCGCCTCCCTGCCGCCGGACGCGACCATCGACGTGAGCGCCGGTGAACTCGAATTGCTTGGCCGGACGGTGAAGCTGTCCGATCAGGCCATTGGACGCCTCAAGGCCCTGCTTGGCGGGCGTGACGGCGCGAGTGTCGGCGTGGCCGGGTTGCAGCAGATGATGACCCAGCTCAAGTCTGAGGTGGCCGCCGATGTCGAGGCCGAGGGCAACGCCATGCAGAAGTTGCAGGAAACCCTTGGCGCTATCCTCGAAAAGGCGCTGGCCCGTGCGGATGTGGCCGGACTGGCCGACGCGCGCGGCGGCAACGATGCCCGCAACAAGAAGGTGCTGGCCGAGAACGGACGTCGGGAGCGTGCTGCCGGTGCGCAGGCGCAGGGCGTGGCCGGGGCCGCCGGGGCCGCTGGTTCCGCCGGTGGCGTGGCCGAACGCATCCTGAGCGCCGATCCCAATGCTGCCCCGGCCCTGCGTCGGGCCGCCGCGGGCAAGGCCACTGCAGAAGCCGCCACGGGCGGCGACGTGCGCAACGCTGCCGAACTGGCTGCCCGCCATGGCGCGGCCGGACATGGCGCGAAGAATGGCGACCAGCCTGTCACTGTCCAGGGCGATGCGCCCCATACCCGCGCCGCCGAGAGCGGCGCGGCCGGGCACAAGGCCGCATGGACCGGTACCGGACGCGAGGGCGCTTCCGGCGAGGGGCAGGACGGCTCGCGCTTCGGCCGCAGCGGGGACGAGGGTACGTGGATGGAGTTCCTCGGCAAGGTGAAGAGCACCGGCAAGGACAAGGGCACGACGCAGACGCTGCTTGGTCAGGAGGCCGCTCGCGCCGCAGAGATTACCCACGCCGCGCTGCGCATGGCCACCGGGGCCGCGAAGCCCGAGACCCAGATGGACCGCGAGGCCGCCGCGCGCGTGATGCGTCAGGTGGAGACCGGCATCCTGCGCAACCTCTCGGGCGGGCGCAAGCAGATGGTCCTGAAGCTCGACGGCGCGGACCTCGGCAAGCTCAACGTGGTGCTCACCGTCCGCGACAAGGAAGTTTCTGCCGTTATCCGCGTGGACTCGCAGGACGCGGGCCGCGTGGTGGGCGATCAGCTCGCCCAGTTGCGCCAGACGCTGGAGAATCAGGGCCTCAAGGTGCAGCGCCTTGAGGTGCAGACCCAGTTGGCGGGCGATCAGTTTTCGCAGAACTGGCAGGGCGCGGGGCAGCACAACATGGCCCAGCAGCAGTCCAGCCAGGGCCAGTGGCGCGGCATGTGGCAGCAATTGCGTACCGAGGGCGAAGGCTTGGCCCGGGAAATGCACAATGCCCTGGGAAAGGTAAATTCTTCCCAGAGCGGGCTTGATCTCTTCGCATAG
- a CDS encoding flagellar hook assembly protein FlgD: MQTYDAGNIIGRAEKELYDTRKFTGKSELDKEDFLTLLVAQLQHQDPLNPMDDKEFTSQLAEFSNLEQLTAINKGVASLSQQTIHQEMVNASNFIGKEVRALGDNLSIREDGSVSQLFYALKSEAQKVYMNIFDKDSNIIRTIQLGSQAAGEHDFQWDGKDWRGNALPEGLYYVALAAEGKDGEAILTQTEVSGLVEGVQYANGQNYLRLSDGRVVAFNFVKEVVKASAGNETEQDAPTEE, encoded by the coding sequence ATGCAGACGTACGACGCAGGAAACATCATCGGCAGAGCCGAAAAGGAACTCTACGATACCAGGAAGTTCACCGGAAAGTCCGAGCTGGACAAGGAGGACTTTCTGACCCTGCTCGTTGCGCAGCTGCAGCATCAGGATCCCCTGAATCCCATGGACGACAAGGAATTCACCTCCCAGCTCGCCGAGTTCTCGAATCTGGAGCAGCTGACGGCCATCAACAAGGGTGTGGCCTCGCTGTCGCAGCAGACCATCCATCAGGAAATGGTCAACGCCTCCAACTTCATCGGCAAGGAAGTCCGCGCGCTCGGCGACAACCTGAGCATCCGCGAAGACGGTTCGGTGAGCCAGCTCTTCTACGCACTCAAGAGCGAGGCGCAGAAGGTGTACATGAACATTTTCGACAAGGACAGCAACATCATCCGCACCATCCAGCTCGGTTCGCAGGCCGCCGGGGAGCACGACTTCCAGTGGGACGGCAAGGACTGGAGGGGTAACGCTCTGCCCGAAGGCCTCTACTATGTGGCCCTTGCGGCGGAAGGCAAGGATGGTGAGGCCATCCTCACCCAGACCGAGGTTTCCGGACTGGTGGAGGGCGTGCAGTACGCCAATGGTCAGAATTACCTGCGTCTGTCCGACGGACGCGTCGTCGCCTTCAACTTCGTGAAGGAAGTCGTGAAGGCCTCGGCCGGGAACGAAACGGAGCAGGACGCTCCCACTGAGGAATAA
- a CDS encoding flagellar hook protein FlgE: MGLSASMWTGVAGLGAHGEQMGVIGNNIANVNTVGFKGSRMYFEDFISQDVNTAAGIGQIGRGVGIGAIYADFGQSGFETTTEATDLGIGGRGFFRVKVKNEETNYYTRAGNFRFDKDGYLVDPHGYVLQGWEIPSSSGSSIASGQTTGQSSSTSSIKGTGAPKDIRVEGFTAQPKATENVTMVVNLDGTAGQDNSTWAANPFFSMFSNWDGQAETPLGDTQFGYQSTIKVYDEGGTAHELTVYFDQVTASNSGGNQYWEYMVTVPPSEDGRTIGGVAVNGTSAAGIMMVGSLTFDSAGQLRNQSAFTLDETSTGTNIKELSNWKAADFNTDGQPVFVANFTLQSNASVVGASNAKPIAVNFGLTNGDPNSGWSTGATVSNASQVGTDINNLPGFSDPVLNSKATTSFAGSSSTQFQSQDGYTFGFLQSVSVDRDGILTGRYSNGVVLELYQVTLYDFVNKWGLRRDGSNLFSETRESGEATAGPANANGYGSINSNSLEQSNVDLAKEFVKMISTERGFQANSKVITTTDNMLQTVISMKR, encoded by the coding sequence ATGGGTCTGTCAGCTTCCATGTGGACCGGCGTGGCCGGACTCGGAGCCCACGGTGAGCAGATGGGTGTCATTGGCAACAACATTGCCAACGTCAACACCGTCGGCTTCAAAGGCTCTCGAATGTATTTCGAGGACTTCATCAGCCAGGACGTGAACACCGCCGCGGGTATCGGACAGATCGGCCGAGGCGTCGGCATCGGTGCCATCTATGCTGACTTCGGCCAGAGCGGGTTCGAGACCACCACCGAGGCCACGGACCTCGGCATCGGCGGCCGCGGATTCTTCCGGGTGAAGGTCAAGAACGAGGAGACCAACTACTACACGCGAGCGGGCAACTTCCGCTTCGACAAGGACGGCTACCTCGTCGATCCCCACGGCTACGTGCTGCAGGGCTGGGAAATTCCCAGCAGTAGCGGCTCGTCCATCGCCTCGGGGCAGACCACCGGACAATCCTCCTCCACGTCGAGCATCAAGGGCACCGGCGCGCCCAAGGACATCCGCGTCGAAGGCTTCACCGCGCAGCCCAAGGCCACCGAGAACGTGACCATGGTCGTCAACCTCGACGGCACTGCCGGGCAGGACAACTCCACCTGGGCCGCCAATCCCTTCTTCAGCATGTTCAGCAACTGGGACGGACAGGCGGAGACGCCCCTTGGCGATACGCAGTTCGGCTACCAGAGCACCATCAAGGTCTATGACGAGGGCGGCACCGCCCACGAACTGACCGTGTACTTCGATCAGGTCACGGCGAGCAACTCCGGCGGCAATCAGTACTGGGAGTACATGGTCACCGTTCCGCCCAGCGAGGACGGTCGCACCATCGGCGGTGTCGCCGTCAATGGAACCTCCGCCGCGGGCATTATGATGGTTGGCTCGCTGACCTTCGACTCCGCCGGGCAGCTGCGCAACCAGAGCGCCTTCACCCTCGACGAGACGTCCACCGGCACCAACATCAAGGAACTGTCCAACTGGAAGGCCGCGGACTTCAATACGGACGGCCAGCCCGTGTTCGTCGCCAACTTCACCTTGCAGTCCAACGCCAGCGTGGTCGGCGCGTCCAACGCCAAGCCCATCGCCGTCAACTTCGGCCTGACCAACGGCGACCCCAACAGCGGATGGAGCACCGGAGCCACGGTCTCCAACGCTTCACAGGTCGGCACGGACATCAACAATCTGCCGGGATTCTCGGACCCCGTGCTGAACTCCAAGGCCACCACCAGCTTCGCCGGGTCCAGCTCCACGCAGTTCCAGTCGCAGGACGGCTACACCTTCGGCTTCCTGCAAAGCGTCTCGGTGGATCGCGACGGAATTCTCACCGGCCGTTACTCCAACGGTGTGGTTCTCGAACTCTATCAGGTGACGCTCTACGACTTCGTGAACAAGTGGGGCCTTAGGCGCGACGGATCGAACCTCTTCTCCGAGACGCGCGAATCCGGCGAGGCCACCGCAGGACCGGCCAACGCCAACGGCTACGGCAGCATCAACTCCAACTCCCTTGAGCAGTCCAACGTGGACCTCGCCAAGGAGTTCGTGAAAATGATCTCCACGGAGCGCGGATTCCAGGCCAACTCCAAGGTCATCACCACCACCGACAACATGCTCCAGACCGTCATTTCGATGAAGAGATAG
- a CDS encoding flagellar protein FlaG, with product MQLTEILAKAAQAYEQNLRIERTQDRPHGDEGTTKQLPEHKDDATRRIAKVDAARSVLEPVERFAISVGVDLKFHVNADTGEMQAEVRDSSGHKVIRKVPADEVMRLAASIKELSHNFFDREL from the coding sequence ATGCAACTCACGGAAATTCTGGCCAAGGCCGCGCAGGCCTACGAGCAGAACCTGCGCATCGAGCGGACGCAGGACCGTCCGCACGGCGACGAGGGCACGACGAAGCAGCTTCCCGAGCACAAGGACGACGCGACGCGACGCATAGCGAAGGTCGATGCGGCGCGCTCGGTCCTCGAACCGGTGGAGCGTTTCGCCATAAGCGTGGGCGTGGACCTCAAGTTCCACGTCAATGCGGATACCGGCGAAATGCAGGCGGAGGTGCGCGACTCCAGCGGGCACAAGGTCATCCGCAAGGTCCCCGCCGACGAGGTGATGCGCCTTGCGGCGTCCATCAAGGAACTCTCGCATAATTTCTTCGACCGCGAGCTGTAG
- a CDS encoding flagellin, protein MSLVINHNLMAMNAARNLNMSYGQLATSTRRLSSGLRVGTAADDAAGLAIRELMRSDVSTLNQGIRNANDAISMVQTADGALQVIDEKLIRMKELAEQAATGTYNSDQRLIIDSEYQAMASEITRIATATDFNQVHLLDGTLTGAIPTDHDGSGLQPSGPMKIHFGTGNDSSEDYYFISIGGATASHFGIGLAADSATSQGGMSISTQSLAQAALAALDAAIISKDKIRANLGALQNRLENTISNLQIQAENLQSAESRISDVDVATEMTEFVRNQILTQSAVAMLAQANSLPRMAMQLIGGGG, encoded by the coding sequence ATGTCTTTGGTCATTAATCACAACCTGATGGCTATGAACGCGGCCAGAAATCTGAACATGAGTTATGGTCAGCTGGCTACGTCCACCCGCCGCCTGTCTTCGGGCCTGCGCGTGGGAACGGCCGCCGACGACGCTGCGGGACTGGCAATCCGAGAGCTCATGCGCTCGGACGTGTCGACCCTGAACCAGGGCATCCGTAACGCCAACGACGCCATCTCCATGGTGCAGACCGCCGACGGCGCGCTTCAGGTCATCGACGAGAAGCTCATCCGCATGAAGGAACTTGCGGAACAGGCAGCCACCGGTACCTACAACTCCGACCAGCGTCTGATCATCGACTCCGAGTATCAGGCCATGGCGTCGGAAATCACGCGAATCGCCACCGCCACGGACTTCAACCAGGTCCACCTGCTGGACGGCACCCTCACCGGCGCGATCCCCACGGATCATGACGGTTCCGGGCTCCAGCCCTCCGGTCCGATGAAGATTCACTTCGGCACCGGCAACGATTCGTCGGAAGACTACTATTTCATCTCCATCGGTGGTGCCACGGCCAGCCACTTCGGCATCGGCCTCGCTGCGGATTCGGCAACCAGCCAGGGTGGCATGAGCATTTCCACCCAGTCGCTGGCGCAGGCCGCTCTGGCGGCGCTCGACGCGGCCATCATCTCGAAGGACAAGATCCGCGCCAACCTCGGTGCGTTGCAGAACCGGTTGGAGAACACCATCTCCAACCTTCAGATTCAGGCTGAAAACCTTCAGTCCGCCGAATCGCGTATCTCGGACGTGGACGTTGCCACCGAGATGACCGAATTCGTGCGCAACCAGATTCTCACCCAGTCCGCCGTGGCAATGCTTGCCCAGGCCAACAGCCTGCCGCGCATGGCCATGCAGCTCATCGGCGGCGGCGGTTGA
- the rnc gene encoding ribonuclease III codes for MNQDLETLQETISHRFMQVKLLQTALTHSSYANEHGEDAGDNERLEFLGDAVLELCTSEMLFARFPDAPEGQLTRLRARLVSEPALADVARELHLDQLIQLGKGEEQQGGRERDSLLSDALEAVFGAVFLDGGYAAAKAVIACVFEERWPTSCDVKRVKDAKSRLQELTQKLFKERPVYVLTDSTGPEHAKTFVVEVTLPNGTVLRAEGASMKKAEQNAAASAIDFLEKR; via the coding sequence ATGAATCAGGACCTCGAAACACTGCAGGAAACTATTTCCCATCGGTTTATGCAAGTCAAGCTCCTGCAAACGGCGTTGACTCACAGTTCCTATGCCAACGAACACGGCGAGGATGCGGGCGACAACGAACGTCTCGAATTCCTCGGGGACGCCGTTCTGGAGTTGTGCACTTCCGAGATGCTGTTCGCGCGCTTTCCGGATGCGCCGGAAGGCCAGCTGACGCGTCTGAGGGCGCGGCTCGTGAGTGAGCCTGCGCTGGCCGACGTGGCTCGCGAGCTTCATCTGGACCAGCTCATCCAGTTGGGAAAGGGCGAAGAGCAGCAGGGCGGACGCGAGCGCGACTCGCTGTTGTCCGACGCGCTGGAGGCCGTATTCGGCGCGGTCTTCCTCGACGGAGGCTACGCGGCGGCAAAGGCCGTGATCGCGTGCGTGTTCGAAGAGCGCTGGCCCACCAGTTGCGACGTGAAGCGCGTCAAGGACGCCAAGAGCAGATTGCAGGAACTGACGCAGAAGCTCTTCAAGGAGCGCCCGGTGTACGTGCTGACGGACAGCACGGGTCCGGAGCACGCCAAGACCTTCGTCGTGGAGGTCACGCTGCCGAACGGCACCGTGCTTCGCGCCGAAGGGGCGAGCATGAAGAAGGCCGAGCAGAACGCAGCGGCCAGCGCCATCGATTTTCTGGAGAAACGCTAG